The Pleuronectes platessa chromosome 11, fPlePla1.1, whole genome shotgun sequence genome includes a window with the following:
- the LOC128450843 gene encoding transformer-2 protein homolog beta: protein MSDNEKEFREQDSRPGSRSASPRGSAKSTSHSPARSKEGSRRSRSRSGSRSRSKSRSRSHRSSRRHHSRSRSRSRRRGSRSRSRSGEHRHRSSHSRSPMSNRRRHIGNRTNPDPNSCLGVFGLSLYTTERDLRDVFSKYGPLSDVNIVYDQQSRRSRGFAFVYFENREDSNEAKERANGMELDGRRIRVDFSITKRAHTPTPGIYMGRPTYGGGGGGGGGSSSSGGSSRRVSRDYDRGYDRGYDRGYDRDYDRYEDREYRSYRRRSPSPYYSRGYRSRSRSRSYSPRHY, encoded by the exons ATGAGTGACAACGAGAAAGAGTTCAGGGAGCAG GACTCTCGGCCCGGCTCGAGGAGTGCATCCCCTCGGGGCTCTGCCAAATCCACCAGCCACTCGCCAGCACGCTCCAAAGAGGGCTCCCGGCGATCCAGGTCCAGGTCTGGTTCACGATCCAGATCCAAATCTAG GTCCCGGTCCCACCGAAGCTCACGCAGGCACCACTCCCGCTCTCGATCCCGCTCTCGCAGACGCGGCTCCAGGAGCAGGTCTCGTAGCGGGGAGCACCGTCACCGAAGCAGCCATAGCCGATCCCCCATGTCAAACCGACGCAGACACATCGGTAACCGG ACCAACCCAGATCCCAACAGCTGTCTGGGTGTGTTTGGTTTGAGCCTCTACACCACCGAGAGGGACCTGAGGGATGTTTTCTCTAAATATGGCCCCTTGAGTGACGTCAACATCGTGTACGACCAGCAGTCGCGTCGATCGCGAGGCTttgccttcgtctactttgaAAACCGTGAAGACTCCAATGAG GCGAAGGAGCGTGCTAATGGGATGGAGCTCGATGGACGCAGGATCCGAGTGGACTTCTCCATCACAAAACGggcccacacccccacccctgGTATCTACATGGGGCGTCCCACATA tggtggaggtggaggtggtggaggtggcagcagcagcagtggtggttCGTCGCGGCGCGTCTCCAGGGACTATGACAGGGGCTACGACAGAGGCTATGATAGAGGGTATGACCGGGACTATGATCGCTACGAAGACAGAGAGTACAGATCCTACAG GCGCAGATCTCCATCTCCTTATTACAGCAGGGGGTACCGCTCTCGATCCAGATCCCGGTCCTACTCGCCTC GTCACTACTGA
- the LOC128450541 gene encoding obg-like ATPase 1, with protein sequence MAPKKGEAPKQAPLIGRFGTSLKIGIVGLPNVGKSTFFNVLTKSQASAENFPFCTIDPNESRVPVPDERYDFLCQYHKPLSKVPAFLNVVDIAGLVKGAHAGQGLGNAFLSHISACDGIFHMTRAFDDEDIIHVEGNVDPVRDIEIIHEELRLKDEEMMDPILDKLEKMAIRGSDKKLKPEYDIMVKVKNWVVEEKKAVRFYGEWNEKEIEVLNKYLFLTSKPMIYLVNLSEKDYIRKKNKWLAKIKEWVDANDPGAVVIPVSGALESKLLDIEDEEEKKKYCEELKTQSVLTKIIKTGYSALQLEYFFTAGVDEVRAWTVRKGSKAPQAAGKIHTDFEKGFIMAEVMKFVDFKEEGSENAAKSAGKYRQLGRNYVVEDGDIIFFKFNTPNAPKDKKK encoded by the exons ATGGCCCCAAAAAAGGGAGAAGCCCCGAAGCAGGCTCCATTAATCGGACGGTTTGGCACATCTTTGAAAATTGGAATCGTGGGATTGCCTAACGTTGG GAAGTCCACCTTTTTCAACGTGCTGACCAAAAGCCAAGCTTCTGCAGAGAACTTCCCATTCTGCACGATTGACCCAAACGAGAGCAGAGTACCTGTTCCCGATGAGCGCTACGATTTCCTCTGCCAGTACCACAAACCACTCAG TAAGGTCCCCGCCTTCCTGAATGTTGTGGACATTGCTGGTCTGGTGAAGGGAGCTCACGCGGGACAGGGACTTGGAAATGCCTTTCTCTCCCACATCAGTGCCTGTGACGGGATTTTCCACATGACCC GTGCGTTTGACGATGAGGACATTATCCACGTGGAGGGCAACGTTGACCCGGTGAGGGACATCGAGATCATCCACGAGGAGCTGCGACTAAAGGATGAGGAAATGATGGATCCAATTCTCGACAAACTGGAGAAAATGGCAATCAGAGGAAGCGACAAGAAACTAAAACCTGAATAT GACATCATGGTGAAGGTGAAGAACTGGGTGGTGGAAGAGAAGAAAGCCGTCCGATTTTACGGTGAATGGAACGAGAAAGAg ATTGAGGTGTTGAACAAATACCTGTTTCTGACATCGAAGCCCATGATCTACCTGGTGAATCTCTCAGAGAAGGATTACATCAGAAAAAAGAACAAGTG GTTGGCAAAGATCAAGGAGTGGGTAGATGCTAATGACCCTGGTGCTGTGGTCATTCCCGTCAGTGGAGCTCTGGAATCCAAACTTCTGGACatagaggatgaggaggagaagaagaaatactGTGAGGAGCTGAAGACGCAGAG tgTTCTGACCAAAATAATAAAGACCGGCTATTCAGCGCTACAGCTGGAATACTTCTTCACAGCGGGGGTGGATGAAGTGCGAGCATGGACCGTCCGG AAAGGTTCCAAGGCTCCTCAGGCTGCAGGAAAGATCCACACTGACTTTGAGAAAGGCTTCATCATGGCCGAGGTGATGAAGTTCGTCGACTTCAAAGAGGAGGGCAGTGAAAATGCAGCCAAG aGTGCTGGGAAATACAGACAACTGGGCAGGAACTATGTCGTGGAGGACGGGGACATTATCTTTTTCAAATTCAACACACCCAATGCCcccaaagacaaaaagaaataa
- the LOC128451199 gene encoding transcription factor Sp3 produces the protein MASADVDSSQSEFLQPGGAAETQTTDMSAIQLTGDRWEVLTPVSSGKEDQGVLHIQNSGIVTSNGQYVLGGLSNQPIYVTASGNDVSANGVSGIQYQVIPQIQNADGTLSGFSSHGMDDGTGQIHLLQDGTQVSIGTTSTTDLLTQAGQVQSIQGVSLAGGTSYTSSVGLPGNITFVPINSVDLESLGLTGAHTVPIATAVTPEGQLIMSSQALESQTQDTKHSLVTVSHANHELYVPTTTTTSSNSSHLIETIDGTGVLTQATAVSAGVSDPSSSENFNSHNHLQHIQVSSSNATTMSQPILHLSGDGQGQVAQVAQGQDLSGQTLQSVQLVNPGTFLIQAQTVSATGQIQWQTFQVQGVQSLQGLQLPQGQGQAQQLTLAPVQTLPLGQAGQMNLPNLQTVTVNSITQGGIQYTHGDDANSPIGIQIKEEPDSEEWQLSGDSTLNPSDLNNLRVQIGDEDMDAQSGEGKRLRRVACTCPNCKESGGRGSGMGKKKQHICHIVGCGKVYGKTSHLRAHLRWHSGERPFVCNWMFCGKRFTRSDELQRHRRTHTGEKKFVCTECSKRFMRSDHLAKHIKTHQNKKGGVPSATSPSTTDTVITADGTTLILQTATAHDLIANQEIPLQLVTVAPGEVME, from the exons ATGGCGTCCGCGGACGTGGACAGCAGTCAAAGCGAGTTCCTGCAACCCGGCGGCGCTGCGGAAACACAG ACGACAGATATGTCAGCCATTCAACTGACGGGCGACCGATGGGAGGTGTTGACTCCTGTCTCCTCCGGGAAGGAGGACCAGGGAGTTCTTCACATTCAAAACTCGGGCATCGTCACGTCCAACGGGCAGTACGTGCTCGGGGGTCTTTCCAACCAGCCCATCTATGTCACAGCATCCGGGAATGACGTTTCAGCCAATGGAGTGTCAGGCATTCAGTATCAG GTCATCCCCCAGATCCAAAATGCCGATGGGACCCTCTCAGGGTTCTCGTCACACGGGATGGACGATGGCACGGGGCAgatccacctcctccaggacGGCACTCAGGTCAGCATCGGGACCACATCGACCACAGACCTCCTCACTCAGGCGGGGCAGGTGCAGTCGATCCAAGGCGTCTCGCTGGCTGGAGGGACCTCGTACACCAGCTCGGTAGGCCTCCCCGGCAACATCACGTTCGTCCCCATAAACAGTGTGGACCTGGAGTCACTAGGGCTCACGGGGGCGCATACGGTCCCCATCGCAACCGCGGTGACCCCCGAGGGCCAGTTGATCATGAGCAGCCAGGCGCTGGAGAGTCAGACCCAGGATACCAAACACTCGCTGGTGACGGTGAGCCACGCCAACCACGAGCTCTACGtgccaaccaccaccaccacctcttccAACTCCTCCCATCTCATCGAGACCATCGACGGCACCGGGGTCCTGACTCAAGCAACCGCCGTGTCCGCAGGGGTGTCCGACCCTTCCTCCTCGGAGAACTTCAACTCCCACAACCACCTGCAGCACATCCAG GTGTCGTCGTCTAACGCCACCACGATGTCCCAACCCATCCTGCATCTGTCTGGGGACGGTCAGGGCCAGGTAGCCCAGGTGGCTCAGGGCCAGGACCTGTCGGGACAGACTCTGCAGAGCGTGCAGCTGGTCAACCCCGGGACCTTCCTCATCCAGGCCCAGACAGTCTCTGCTACTGGACAGATTCAGTGGCAGACGTTCCAG GTTCAGGGTGTTCAATCACTCCAGGGGCTCCAGTTGCCGCAGGGCCAGGGTCAGGCCCAGCAGTTGACCCTAGCCCCGGTTCAGACCCTCCCTCTGGGCCAAGCAGGACAAATGAACCTACCCAACCTCCAGACCGTCACAGTCAACTCCATCACACAAGGCGGAATTCAGTACACGCATGGAGATGATGCCAACAGTCCAATAG GTATACAGATAAAAGAGGAGCCCGACTCTGAGGAGTGGCAGCTGAGCGGAGACTCCACTCTGAACCCCAGTGACCTGAACAACCTGCGCGTGCAGATCGGAGACGAGGACATGGATGCGCAGAGCGGGGAGGGCAAGAGGCTGCGCAGGGTCGCCTGCACCTGCCCCAACTGCAAAGAGTCTGGAGGACG AGGTTCAGGCATggggaagaagaagcagcacatctgccacaTCGTCGGCTGCGGGAAGGTTTACGGGAAGACGTCCCATCTCCGAGCTCACCTGCGCTGGCACAGCGGGGAGAGGCCGTTCGTCTGCAACTGGATGTTCTGTGGGAAGAGGTTCACCAGGAGCGacgagctgcagagacacaggaggacacacaccg GAGAGAAGAAGTTTGTGTGCACAGAGTGCTCCAAGAGGTTCATGAGGAGCGACCACCTGGCCAAGCACATAAAGACTCACCAGAATAAAAAGGGCGGGGTTCCGTCCGCCACGTCCCCGTCCACCACCGACACCGTCATCACAGCGGACGGCACCACGCTCATCCTCCAGACCGCCACCGCCCACGACCTCATAGCCAATCAGGAGATCCCCTTGCAGCTGGTCACCGTGGCGCCTGGCGAGGTCATGGAATGA